The Ostreibacterium oceani region TGAGGGCTCATCCAGCACGATACCTTCGCCATTGACATAGATTAGTGTGTTTGCTGTACCCAAATCAATGGCCAAATCACTAGAGAATAATTTACGAAAGCCTTTAAACATAAGTTTTGTCCTTTTATTTTAGCCTAATTTTACCAACTAAATCACCCTAGCGATGTGTTTACGGTTTATTTTTTCGCTATAGTAGGTGATAATATTAACGCCACATTATACCGCTTTGGTATAAAAACACATATTAAAAAGATACAATAAACCAATAATTGACAACCCATTGACTTCATGAAAATAGACAACGACACGCTAGCACAGCTAGAACAACTCGCCAAAATTCAAATTACACCGAGCGAACACGATAAAACCATTGCCAAAATCACCGGCGTTTTGACGATGTTAGACTGTATTGATTTTGAATCGGTTTCCTCTGTTGAGCCGCTGTATCACCCGCTAGAAATTAGCCAGCCGCTCAGACCCGATAGCGCGGATGCAGACATTGACCGCGAGACACTACAGGCACAAGCACCTCAAACTGAAGCTGGTTTGTTCCTGGTGCCCAAAGTCATTGAGTAATCCCTTAATTAGCGCTTAATTGGCGCTCAATTAGCCCTCGATGAGAACTTAAATCCAATCAATCCACCCCAACTAGACGATTACTAGGCGATCTTATGCTAAGACACAAAACCATCACCGAATTACACACCCTGCTACGCGACAACAAACTAAGCGTCGCCGAACTCACCCAAGAAACGCTAAAACACATCAAAACCGACCCACACAATGCGATTTTATCGACTTGTGAAGGCATTATGCCGATGACGACTGACGCGACTAACGCCGCCCAGCAGCAGTTTTCAGCGGGCGATGCCAGCCCATTGACGGGCATCCCCATTATTTACAAAGATAATTTTAATATCACCGGCACGCTGACGACCTGTGCGTCTAACATGCTAGCAAATTACCGCTCTGTATATACTGCAACCGTTGTTGAAAGAATGCAGGCTACAGGCAGTATCAGCATCGCCAAAGCCAACATGGATGAATTTGCGATGGGTTCAACCAATGAAAACTCAGCCTTCGGTGCAGTCAATAATCCATTTAATCCCGCACATTGCGCGGGTGGCTCATCGGGTGGCTCCGCTGCCGCTGTTGCTAGCGGATTAGCGCCTGTTGCGTTTGGTAGTGACACAGGTGGCTCGGTACGCCAGCCCGCGGCATTTTGCGGCGTTACCGGGTTAAAGCCCACGTATGGTCGCTTGTCTCGGTTTGGTGTCATTGCCTTTGCTTCGAGTTTTGATCAGCCTGGTATTTTTAGCAAAACCGCCGCCGACTGTGCAACCGTTTTGGCCGCGACCGCTGCTCATGATGACAAAGACTCTACCTCGGTTAAACGTGAGACGGATGATTATGTCGGGCAGCTGGGCAATGCCGTGCAAGGCAAAACCATTGGGTTAGTTCGTGATTTGTTTGATCGCGTACAATCAGCTGAGGCACAAGCACGCTACGAAGACGCCATTCGCCAATACGAAAAGCTGGGGGTGACGTTTATCGATGTCGAATTACCTAACCCCGAACTCTGTGTCGCTGCGTATTATATTTTATCCTCCAGCGAGTGCTCCTCTAATTTGTCGCGTTATGATGGCGTTCGTTACGGACACCGTAGCGTGCATAGTGATGATTTAAATGCACTTTATACGGCTTCTCGTACAGAAGGGTTTGGCCCAGAAGTCAAACGCCGTATTTTGCTTGGCACGTTTGCACTGTCTGCTGGCTATTATGATGCGTACTACCTCAAGGCACAAAAAATGCGCCGCGTTATTCTTAACCGTTTCAACGAATTGTTTGAAAATATTGATAGCATTTTATTGCCGACCAGCTTAATCACTGCGCCTAAGCTGGGTCAGGATTTTGACTATAATGATGACATGTGTACCATTTCGGCAAACTTGGCGGGGCTGCCTGCCATTTCTCATCCGATTGGACTGGCAAATGGCTTGCCTGTGGGGATACAGCTTATTGGCAAACATTTCGCTGAGGCAAACTTACTGAACCTCGTCCATCAGTTTCAGCAACAAAGTGATTTTCACCTGCTGATACCGCCCGCTTAATTTCGTTGCCAATAATTTCGTTGCCAATAATACCGCTAGGCTAATGTCACGCTAATGTCACGCTAATGTTGCGTTAATATCAGCTAATTTTCTGAATTTAAAATAATTTAAACGAATTTAAACGAATTTAAACGAATTCATCCATCGTTAGTGTTGCCAGTGTTAGCCGTTACCAGTACTTGGCAATGGGTTCATTTTCAAGCGAGGCATGTGCAATTTGTGCTTGCAATAACTCCGCACTGGCAATGGCATCGGTTAAGGCATGATGCCCCTGATAAATCGGCAAATGATAGCGTTCACGCGCTTGATGCAGGCGCAACGATTGGTCGCGCTGTGTTTCTTGCCGTGAATTTCCTTGCTGTGGAATTCCTTGCCAACGTTGTTGGCACAGACGCCGCTCTATGTCGAACGTATCCACGATAGGAAACCGCCAAGGATTTTGGTAGCAACGCTGGCTGGCGACTTGCAAAAAATCCCGTTCGATGCGCCGAAAATGGGCGACCATGACATGCCCTGCCATCAACGGCACAAAGCGCGACAAGACCGTTGATAATTTAGGTGCATCCACTAAATCCGTATGCGTAATATGATGAATTGTGCTGCCTGAGGCTTGTGTGAAACGTTTGGGTTTAACTAAGCTATACGCTGCCGTGTTGAGATATATCGACTGCCAATCAAATGCCACGCAGCCAATACTAATGATTTCATCGGTTTGCTTATTCAGCCCTGTGGTTTCTAAATCAATGGCCATAAAGCGCACGGCCGATATTGGCGCTTGCGGGTCAGGCAGTGCCGCTAAGTAAAAGTCACGCAACAAAGGGACATTGGCAGCTTGGGCAGTTTGGGCTGATTGGGCATAAAACCGAGGCCAGTTTGGGCGGCGATGATACGGGATTAATCTGCTAAACATGATAAGTCATTTCTATAGCGTTAGTTTATCGTGTTAGTTTATAGCGTTAGCTTGTATCGATGGCTTAGATAATCTTGCATTTGCGAAATAATACTAAAGGCATCTTTTAGATGGCGGCGGTCAAATTTTGATAATTGTTCTGGCGAGATAAAGTTGGTCACGGTTTCACCGCGTTCGATTTGTTCTGCTTGGTGGGCAACCCGCACCGCCGCGATAAATTCTAGCGCGTCACGCAAGTTATTTGCAGACGATTGATTGAGCATTTCGCCTTTACAAGCCGCCTGAATACGATCAAATGTATTGAGTTTTTTGCTACCAACAGCCAACGCATGTACCCGAGCAATGTCAGAGGCAATCGCGATGCCCTGCCCTTTGAGGCTAAGTTGGTTTTTATGTTCGCCACTGGATTCGACCACCAGCTGGCGAAAAAAGCCGATGGGCGGTCTACGGCAGAGCACGTTGCGCGAA contains the following coding sequences:
- the gatA gene encoding Asp-tRNA(Asn)/Glu-tRNA(Gln) amidotransferase subunit GatA; its protein translation is MLRHKTITELHTLLRDNKLSVAELTQETLKHIKTDPHNAILSTCEGIMPMTTDATNAAQQQFSAGDASPLTGIPIIYKDNFNITGTLTTCASNMLANYRSVYTATVVERMQATGSISIAKANMDEFAMGSTNENSAFGAVNNPFNPAHCAGGSSGGSAAAVASGLAPVAFGSDTGGSVRQPAAFCGVTGLKPTYGRLSRFGVIAFASSFDQPGIFSKTAADCATVLAATAAHDDKDSTSVKRETDDYVGQLGNAVQGKTIGLVRDLFDRVQSAEAQARYEDAIRQYEKLGVTFIDVELPNPELCVAAYYILSSSECSSNLSRYDGVRYGHRSVHSDDLNALYTASRTEGFGPEVKRRILLGTFALSAGYYDAYYLKAQKMRRVILNRFNELFENIDSILLPTSLITAPKLGQDFDYNDDMCTISANLAGLPAISHPIGLANGLPVGIQLIGKHFAEANLLNLVHQFQQQSDFHLLIPPA
- the gatC gene encoding Asp-tRNA(Asn)/Glu-tRNA(Gln) amidotransferase subunit GatC, with protein sequence MKIDNDTLAQLEQLAKIQITPSEHDKTIAKITGVLTMLDCIDFESVSSVEPLYHPLEISQPLRPDSADADIDRETLQAQAPQTEAGLFLVPKVIE
- a CDS encoding exonuclease domain-containing protein, whose product is MFSRLIPYHRRPNWPRFYAQSAQTAQAANVPLLRDFYLAALPDPQAPISAVRFMAIDLETTGLNKQTDEIISIGCVAFDWQSIYLNTAAYSLVKPKRFTQASGSTIHHITHTDLVDAPKLSTVLSRFVPLMAGHVMVAHFRRIERDFLQVASQRCYQNPWRFPIVDTFDIERRLCQQRWQGIPQQGNSRQETQRDQSLRLHQARERYHLPIYQGHHALTDAIASAELLQAQIAHASLENEPIAKYW